Part of the Sodalinema gerasimenkoae IPPAS B-353 genome is shown below.
ATCATAGTCCCCTGGCCACAGGACAGAGTCCGGGCGATCGCTATCTTCAGGAGAAAGGGGCCAGCCTCTATCAATTGCGACTCACTCCAGAGGATGAGGCGGCGGGGGTTCCGGGACGGTCTCACTTGGTAATCCCCAAAGGCTATGGGGAACCGCACCGGATTGGCCCTTGGTATGTGTGGGAGATTGAGGGGGTCTGGCTTTGTGCTTGGGCCTGGGGGGATGAAATTCGCTTGGAGATGCCCCTGGAGGAGGCTGAGGAGCATTTGGCGTTGGTGGCCCAGGGAGGACATATGGCCTGGGTGACGGAGGTGCTGGCTAGCTCGGAGTATGAGACGCTGGCGGAGGTTGAGGCGGCCCTGGCTCAGACGAGGGTTCATGATGAGAACTTGCAGGCCTCGGGACAGCTCATCTATACCAGCGTTGAGGGCGATCGCCTCGAACTTATTGCTGACGCTCGGTTGAGGGTGGGGATTCGACGCATTAATGGGGTTGAACAATCCTTGACGGATAACCCGGTTTTAGAGAGTCCCTATGTGAATCAGCCCCTCTGGAGTGGCCGCCTCACGGTGGACGATCCCCAGTTGGGCAGTTGGGAGTTACAGTTAAAACCGGGTCAACCTCGCTGGAGTGATCCCGATTAGTTGACGAGGCCCGAGCGTAAGGCCCGCACGGCGGCTTGGGTGCGATCGTCCACGCAGAGTTTGTTGAGAATGCTGCGAACGTGAGTTTTGACGGTTCCCACGGTGATGTAGAGTTTTTCGGCAATCTGGGCGTTGTTGCAACCGCCGACGATTAATTCCAAAATTTCTAACTCCCGTTTAGTGAGGGGATCGGATTCCATCAACTGCTGCACTTCAGAATCTACACCGTCGATACTGCGGGAGTCCTCCTTAAGGTTAGTTTTTTCTACCTCGGTAACCTCGGCGGCGGGGGTTCCCAGGGAGACGGTGGCTCCGGAGGGGGAGGCTTGCACGGAGGAGGCAGCAGACTGGGATTTACGAGCCTGTCGCAGCACGATTTGGGCGATGTTGGGGTCAATCCAGGTGTTGCCCTCATGGGTTAGCTGAATCGCCTCTAGGAGCCGATCTAAACTGGCATCTTTCATGCTGTAGGAGTCGGCCCCGGCGGCGAAGGCTGCTAACACCGCGTCTTCGTTGTCGTGCATGGTCAGAATCAGGACTTTGACGGAATTGGCATTCTCTTGCTGAGACTGACGAAACTGTTGCAGCAGTTCAATG
Proteins encoded:
- a CDS encoding response regulator; translated protein: MIRTVLIEDHELTRVGIRAALEQTGVIDIVGEASTGKQGLQILQDTQPDVAVLDIGLPDIDGIELLQQFRQSQQENANSVKVLILTMHDNEDAVLAAFAAGADSYSMKDASLDRLLEAIQLTHEGNTWIDPNIAQIVLRQARKSQSAASSVQASPSGATVSLGTPAAEVTEVEKTNLKEDSRSIDGVDSEVQQLMESDPLTKRELEILELIVGGCNNAQIAEKLYITVGTVKTHVRSILNKLCVDDRTQAAVRALRSGLVN